From the genome of Carassius auratus strain Wakin unplaced genomic scaffold, ASM336829v1 scaf_tig00215062, whole genome shotgun sequence:
GGAGCATTTGAAGAacctatgaaataattaaaaagtaaattctcATTACACATTCTCATTACAACTAAATCGGTGAGTAAAGAGCAAATCAAGACTGTGTTcccaatgcataattttttttaaatttgtctgGATATTGCTGCATGGAgctaattcatgtttatttgattactgttttatttgattaCTGATTGTTTGTGCAATGTAGAGATTTTTCTTACCTTGATCCTCCTGTGAAACAGCTTGTTCAGATTGAACAGGTTGATCAGTCTGTACTGGTGCTGGTGCTGTCGTCTGAGATAGGTCACTGGAATCCTCCTCATCACTTGACATGGAATCACCTTGGGCCTCAAGTTgctcttaataattaattaacgaAAAATGAACACTTTATTGCTTATACCTAGTATCTGTGACATGAATATATacattgttttgtaaatatgtacagcacagatacacacagagcaTGTATACTCATACCATTTGGGTCGATTTCAATGTCATCAAGTTTCTTTCCTTTGTAGTCAGACAGTGTTCCTTTCTCCATGGCCATTAGGACTTTACTCATTTTTGCCAGCTGCAGTGTTCCCTCTGGTAACCGATAATACTGTCTGTGGATTCGGATATCGTGACCAAGGAAATCAGCCAGTTGGTCTGCTTCATTCTCATTAAGGTTAAGAATTTTAGACATGGTTGCTATGTGTTTCCTAAGCCTAGTTGATGACAGTGCATCAGGGTTCTTTATGCCACATTCGCAAGCAGCTTTGTTGATGCACTCTCCTCCTCTGTAGGCAGACATTGCTCCACATCTAGCAAACATAAAGGGATTCTCTGCTGGAACGCCACAAAGCTCACGCGTTTCAACAAGCAGCTCCATGGCAGAAACCATGGAAGGCTTGAGGAGCACAGGAACCTTTCTCCCTCGTTTACCACGGATCTCAACTCTTGAGAAGTGCAGACACAGCTTCCTCTCAaactcagacagacagatggcAATGTCTTCGTGTAGCTCAGAAGAATCCCTGCTTTTAAAAGCTGACAAAAGCATCCGGGATACCTCACCTTCTCTCCTTCGGTTGAACAGGATGACCTGGGACAGCGTGACCTTGGCTAGAGCAGCGTAGCGtagacattttcattcaatacatgcactactgtttgtacaagaataaagttcaaaataagccTAAATACCAGTGAAGTGGGGtctacattgttttatttgttttattttgataaacattTATCGCAACTATGTGAAAAGAGCTTTTACTGTTATAAAGAACAGATGTGATCCTTAGTGGAACTGAAGGTGTGAGAAGAGACATGAAACACACGTGATCGTTGTCAAGCGGTGTACCCTGCCAATCGTGGATTAGCTGTGTCATCATCAGAGCTCGTGAGTCGCTCTAGAGAATCTGCTCTATCTGAGTCCTCCtgctctttacgtcccctttacattctctcctcccactttacgtcccctttacattctctcctccctctttacgtcccctttacattctctcctcccactttacgtcccctttacattctctcctccctctttacgtcccctttacattctctcctcccactttacgtcccctttacattctctactacctctttacgtcccctttacattctctactacctctttacgtcccctttacattctctcctacctctttacgtcccctttacattctctcctacctctttacgtcccctttacattctctcctacctctttacgtcccctttacattctctcctccctctttacgttgGTATTTAGgcttatgttgaactttattcttgtacaaaCAGACACTGTATCAAGCAGTGCatgtattgaatgaaaatgtctccgaaatatctgtgtatttggaaaataatgcattttttctacTTCAGCTGTGGTAAAGTATGCAAACAGCGCGAGCGTCTCTTAATTTTAATGTCTacacctttatcttaatttcttttaatttagctccatttcttacgaaaagagcataatgtgcaaagtgttgaagtgtttgtgcctccctacaaaccaccctttcttttaggagtcgtgatcctgttccgcacataatttttcacaccagtccatgttccctgcttcaaagcttctggctctgcatcactacaggaagcagaaagtgtctgacatcacatctcagttttcagcttctcTCGTCTGCACACATTAACTCTCACCAATCGGTTACATCCAGCCATAGCCCATGTCCAGCACAGCTATTCACTCTTCCCTTTTTTAtcatctttacattctctcctccctctatgACAGAAATATCAAAAAGTTTAACATGACATTTCATCCAACTATATTGTAACTGAACAAAGAAAATTGACTCTTACTATCCTCTACTTCTTCATTAACCTTCTTATACTCtaacttttcactttatattctgtttcattccatccacaaaatatttctacacctttatcctcatttcttttaatttagctccATTTCCTACAAAAAGAGCATAATGTGCAAAGTGCTGAAGTGTTTGTGCCTTCCTACAAACCACCCTTTCTTTTAAGAGTCGTGATCCTGTTccgcacataatttttcacaccagTCCATGTTCCCTGCTTCAAAGCTTCTGGCTCTGCGTGAATGCATCTTTCACAGTCTTGCTTACCAGGAACTTTGCATGTCTTGATGAAACTCATCATGTGTCTCTCTACTGCTTTTACCTCACTGTCCTCCCATTTCTTTTTTGGAGCATTTGAAGAacctatgaaataattaaaaagtaaattctcATTACACATTCTCATTACAACTAAATCGGTGAGTAAAGAGCAAATCAAGACTGTGTTcccaatgcataattttttttaaatttgtctgGATATTGCTGCATGGAgctaattcatgtttatttgattactgttttatttgattaCTGATTGTTTGTGCAATGTAGAGATTTTTCTTACCTTGATCCTCCTGTGAAACAGCTTGTTCAGATTGAACAGGTTGATCAGTCTGTACTGGTGCTGGTGCTGTCGTCTGAGATAGGTCACTGGAATCCTCCTCATCACTTGACATGGAATCACCTTGGGCCTCAAGTTgctcttaataattaattaacgaAAAATGAACACTTTATTGCTTATACCTAGTATCTGTGACATGAATATATacattgttttgtaaatatgtacagcacagatacacacagagcaTGTATACTCATACCATTTGGGTCGATTTCAATGTCATCAAGTTTCTTTCCTTTGTAGTCAGACAGTGTTCCTTTCTCCATGGCCATTAGGACTTTACTCATTTTTGCCAGCTGCAGTGTTCCCTCTGGTAACCGATAATACTGTCTGTGGATTCGGATATCGTGACCAAGGAAATCAGCCAGTTGGTCTGCTTCATTCTCATTAAGGTTAAGAATTTTAGACATGGTTGCTATGTGTTTCCTAAGCCTAGTTGATGACAGTGCATCAGGGTTCTTTATGCCACATTCGCAAGCAGCTTTGTTGATGCACTCTCCTCCTCTGTAGGCAGACATTGCTCCACATCTAGCAAACATAAAGGGATTCTCTGCTGGAACGCCACAAAGCTCACGCGTTTCAACAAGCAGCTCCATGGCAGAAACCATGGAAGGCTTGAGGAGCACAGGAACCTTTCTCCCTCGTTTACCACGGATCTCAACTCTTGAGAAGTGCAGACACAGCTTCCTCTCAaactcagacagacagatggcAATGTCTTCGTGTAGCTCAGAAGAATCCCTGCTTTTAAAAGCTGACAAAAGCATCCGGGATACCTCACCTTCTCTCCTTCGGTTGAACAGGATGACCTGGGACAGCGTGACCTTGGCTAGAGCAGCGTAGCTGTCAGCAGAAGGGCAAGATCTGAGCTTACTTAGGAGCTCATTGTGTTTCTTTTCAAGATGTGTGTGCAGGACTTTGACATCCTGAGTGAAAGGAATGATCTGTGGTGTGTTCCACTTGGCTTCTTTCAATGTAGTTATAGCACCAGCAGAAATGTACTCATTCCACCTTGCCTGGTGTATTTTCCTGAAGTCTCGGGCACACTCAGCACGCTCATGATCTCCATACATCATGGCATTGCTCTCAACAATGCTAGATATCTTGTTTAAAGAATGCCCAAGTTTGAGAGCTAAAGAAGGAATGCGGtaggagtttttctcttcatcATAGCCAGATACAACTTTAACAGCTGCTATGACATGTTTGAAGTTAGTTGGTATGATGAAGTCTACCATTGTTCTCAGTGGGGTAATCTTCCTTGCTTCAAGAAGAAGTCTGCCTACTTCTCTCATCTTCTGTCTGATGTAGTCATGTTTGGTCACATCAGACCCCATCCTGTTGAACATGTGCTCCCCCAGCTGCATGATGCATCTGTCAGTATGAACTACACGCGAAACTTCATCATAGTTCATAAAGGAGAGTACTTTCTTGAATCCTTTGCTCACTTCTAAGCCCACTGGTGTGTTTAGAGCACACAGGGATCGAACTCTTTTCCTGCCCTG
Proteins encoded in this window:
- the LOC113093520 gene encoding uncharacterized protein LOC113093520 isoform X3, with protein sequence MVDFIIPTNFKHVIAAVKVVSGYDEEKNSYRIPSLALKLGHSLNKISSIVESNAMMYGDHERAECARDFRKIHQARWNEYISAGAITTLKEAKWNTPQIIPFTQDVKVLHTHLEKKHNELLSKLRSCPSADSYAALAKVTLSQVILFNRRREGEVSRMLLSAFKSRDSSELHEDIAICLSEFERKLCLHFSRVEIRGKRGRKVPVLLKPSMVSAMELLVETRELCGVPAENPFMFARCGAMSAYRGGECINKAACECGIKNPDALSSTRLRKHIATMSKILNLNENEADQLADFLGHDIRIHRQYYRLPEGTLQLAKMSKVLMAMEKGTLSDYKGKKLDDIEIDPNEQLEAQGDSMSSDEEDSSDLSQTTAPAPVQTDQPVQSEQAVSQEDQGSSNAPKKKWEDSEVKAVERHMMSFIKTCKVPGKQDCERCIHAEPEALKQRTWTGVKNYVRNRITTLKRKGGL
- the LOC113093520 gene encoding uncharacterized protein LOC113093520 isoform X2 is translated as MVDFIIPTNFKHVIAAVKVVSGYDEEKNSYRIPSLALKLGHSLNKISSIVESNAMMYGDHERAECARDFRKIHQARWNEYISAGAITTLKEAKWNTPQIIPFTQDVKVLHTHLEKKHNELLSKLRSCPSADSYAALAKVTLSQVILFNRRREGEVSRMLLSAFKSRDSSELHEDIAICLSEFERKLCLHFSRVEIRGKRGRKVPVLLKPSMVSAMELLVETRELCGVPAENPFMFARCGAMSAYRGGECINKAACECGIKNPDALSSTRLRKHIATMSKILNLNENEADQLADFLGHDIRIHRQYYRLPEGTLQLAKMSKVLMAMEKGTLSDYKGKKLDDIEIDPNEQLEAQGDSMSSDEEDSSDLSQTTAPAPVQTDQPVQSEQAVSQEDQGSSNAPKKKWEDSEVKAVERHMMSFIKTCKVPGKQDCERCIHAEPEALKQRTWTGVKNYVRNRITTLKRKGGL
- the LOC113093520 gene encoding uncharacterized protein LOC113093520 isoform X1 gives rise to the protein MVDFIIPTNFKHVIAAVKVVSGYDEEKNSYRIPSLALKLGHSLNKISSIVESNAMMYGDHERAECARDFRKIHQARWNEYISAGAITTLKEAKWNTPQIIPFTQDVKVLHTHLEKKHNELLSKLRSCPSADSYAALAKVTLSQVILFNRRREGEVSRMLLSAFKSRDSSELHEDIAICLSEFERKLCLHFSRVEIRGKRGRKVPVLLKPSMVSAMELLVETRELCGVPAENPFMFARCGAMSAYRGGECINKAACECGIKNPDALSSTRLRKHIATMSKILNLNENEADQLADFLGHDIRIHRQYYRLPEGTLQLAKMSKVLMAMEKGTLSDYKGKKLDDIEIDPNEQLEAQGDSMSSDEEDSSDLSQTTAPAPVQTDQPVQSEQAVSQEDQGSSNAPKKKWEDSEVKAVERHMMSFIKTCKVPGKQDCERCIHAEPEALKQGTWTGVKNYVRNRITTLKRKGGL